Proteins from one Syntrophaceae bacterium genomic window:
- a CDS encoding class I SAM-dependent methyltransferase gives MIKNLLLHPLTRGLDVDDPATTEVRRRIIRSKPFLHRIYEEWYTGIVACLPGGEGPVVELGSGAGHLEDFLPGVVKTEILPCPHVAVVLDAGFLPFSDTSVRALVMTDVFHHLPKPEAFLREAARCLRPGGSVLMIEPWVTAWSRFVYRRLHPEPFEPDAESWEFPSKGPLSGANSALPWIVFGRDRDRFQAEFPLLRLESVEPMMPILYLLSGGVSLRNLQPGWTFPLWRSLEQALKPLWPSIAMFARIVLRRIDGADPKGNGR, from the coding sequence ATGATCAAAAATCTCTTGCTCCATCCATTGACTCGAGGCCTGGATGTCGATGACCCCGCAACCACGGAGGTAAGGCGGAGGATCATTCGGAGCAAGCCTTTCCTGCATCGCATTTATGAGGAATGGTATACCGGCATCGTGGCATGCCTGCCCGGCGGGGAAGGCCCGGTTGTAGAGTTGGGTTCGGGAGCCGGCCATCTGGAGGATTTTCTTCCGGGCGTCGTAAAAACGGAGATTCTGCCTTGCCCTCATGTAGCCGTCGTCTTGGATGCGGGATTTCTTCCTTTTTCCGACACGTCTGTGCGAGCGCTCGTCATGACCGATGTGTTTCACCACCTTCCCAAACCGGAGGCCTTTCTGCGGGAGGCGGCCCGTTGCCTCCGGCCGGGCGGATCGGTGCTCATGATCGAACCGTGGGTTACTGCCTGGTCTCGGTTTGTCTATCGTCGCCTTCATCCCGAGCCCTTCGAGCCGGATGCGGAATCATGGGAATTTCCCAGCAAAGGACCTCTCTCGGGAGCCAACTCCGCCTTGCCCTGGATCGTCTTCGGCCGCGACAGGGACCGCTTTCAGGCTGAGTTTCCGCTTCTCCGGCTTGAGTCCGTCGAGCCGATGATGCCTATTCTTTACCTCCTTTCCGGCGGTGTTTCCCTTAGAAATCTCCAGCCCGGATGGACATTCCCGCTGTGGCGTTCCCTGGAGCAGGCATTGAAACCGCTCTGGCCGTCCATTGCCATGTTTGCCCGGATTGTCCTCCGCCGGATCGACGGAGCGGATCCCAAGGGGAATGGAAGATGA
- a CDS encoding acyltransferase: MKEKIEGPFGRFLKKYGSRVIHLWFEEYTGWITRNLPSLEGMAIRYALYRLLFKRLPSFPLIYPGVYFTHTYGLSVGHRFSVNTGALLDARGGITIGDGVMVGPYAVIVSSEHDLGRPGIPMTSRDHVLSMVVIQDDVWIGGHAVILKGVTIGRGAVVAAGAVVASDVEPYAVVAGMPAKIIQNRMYSREDLE, translated from the coding sequence ATGAAGGAAAAGATCGAAGGCCCCTTCGGGCGATTTCTGAAAAAATACGGATCCCGTGTCATTCACCTCTGGTTCGAGGAATACACCGGTTGGATCACCCGCAACCTCCCTTCCCTGGAGGGAATGGCAATCCGTTACGCTTTGTACCGACTTCTATTCAAAAGGCTGCCTTCCTTTCCTCTGATCTATCCCGGCGTTTACTTCACACATACCTATGGTCTGAGTGTTGGACACCGTTTTTCCGTGAATACGGGGGCGCTCCTGGACGCAAGGGGAGGCATCACGATCGGTGATGGAGTCATGGTCGGTCCCTACGCCGTCATCGTATCTTCGGAACATGATCTGGGCCGACCGGGGATTCCCATGACGTCCAGAGACCACGTCCTTTCAATGGTTGTGATCCAGGATGATGTCTGGATCGGGGGACACGCGGTGATTCTCAAGGGTGTGACGATCGGCCGTGGAGCCGTCGTCGCCGCGGGCGCTGTCGTGGCATCCGATGTCGAACCCTATGCGGTTGTAGCCGGAATGCCGGCAAAGATCATTCAGAACAGAATGTATTCCAGGGAGGATTTGGAATGA